From Oscillospiraceae bacterium, the proteins below share one genomic window:
- the rpmE gene encoding 50S ribosomal protein L31: MKEKIHPKYEKTTIRCACGEVIEVGSTKKDMRLDICSKCHPFYTGKQKLVDSGGRVDKFNKRFNLEQK; the protein is encoded by the coding sequence ATGAAGGAAAAGATTCATCCGAAATACGAAAAGACAACGATCAGATGCGCCTGCGGCGAAGTCATCGAAGTGGGCTCCACCAAGAAGGATATGCGTCTTGATATTTGCTCGAAGTGCCATCCGTTCTATACGGGCAAACAGAAGCTGGTCGACAGCGGCGGACGCGTCGATAAGTTCAACAAGAGATTCAATCTCGAACAGAAGTAA